The DNA region CAGAATGGACCATTTCACCAAGACTAGGGGTCACATTTGACCAACGATCAATAGCCATTGGAACCCCAAATTCGGAGAATAAACCAAGAATTTGTGGGTTGTGAGAATTGAAGAGTTCATGTTTGGTATGGACGATATCATAGCCAAGATTTTCAAATTCTTGGGCTAAATTTCGGTCTGGGCGGATAAAATGGTCACGCCCCCCGCCAAGCATGACATCAATTTTTTGCTTACCTTCAATGGTATCGTCTAGGTATTGATCAGCAATATCAAAATAATCTAAGCGGCTTTCTACATGGGCCGCAAAACCTGCAGGCGTTGCGTGGCTGATTTCAGCGGTCACGACAATCCCTGTCTTTTTATTGTTCAATTTGGCAATCTCTAAGGCAGAGTCTACCCGGCTCAATTGTTTGTCTAGGCCAATGACACCATTCATGGTTTTGACACCAGTAGCCATGGCTGTTGAAGAGGCGGCAGAATCGGTAATTGTCGCCCAAGGGTCAAAGGAATAAGTGGATTGTTGGCCAACCAAATACTTGTTAAAGATACTTGGGTTTCTAAAGTGACCAACGTCTTGATGAAGATATTCCCGGTAGGCTGAGGCGAGTGAAACGCTCATCCCGTCGGACACCATGAAAATAATGTTCTTCGGTTGGTGGGGAAATTGCTCAATACTAGCTACCATAATTTATGCTGCTTCCTTTCAGTAATCACTTGTCAAATTGATGGTATTTTTTCAAATCAATACCATCTTTTCTATCCTATAATCCTATTATAAGTTAAAATAGAAAGGAATGCTAAAGAAAGAGGGATACAACATGTTACGGATTGATGCCGCAGTTTTACATATCTTTGATACCAACACCAACGAAGCGGTCTTATCACAGACACTTTTAGACCATAAAGAACAATATATGATTGAATATATTGACAAAATGATGACCAAAATCATGTACACGGCACAGCAAAAAGTAGGCAAGCTACCCGACAGAAGTCCAGCTAAGGAAATTTTAGTGGGCATGAATCAAGCAGAAAACTTCCTACATGGCACACAAAAACTGACCAACCGATTTTTCAATTTCACTAAATTAAACCCGGATATCAAACCAGCGGATTTACTGTGGACAGGATTCTGGCTAGACGAAGCCTATTTTATCGGCATGTTCAAGTTAAACCACAACGAATCTTACACCCACTACGTAGAGTATGACCAGGACAACTTGAAGAATGACCTGATTATCAACCGGGCCATTCTACCTAGCCCAACCCAAGCTATCGACGAAGGGTTCTTATACTGCATCGATACAGAAGAGTACTTCTTAATTGAGAAGAAACACCTGATCGAAGAATATGGGGAGCGAATTAACTATTTAAGTGAAATCTTCTTGGATATCCAAACCAACCCAAGTATGAAAGAATCAGTGAATATTATCAAAAAGGCCATCGCTAAAACCGCCAAGAAGTTTGGGGAAGATGACTATCAAGACCTGGCCGAAGTAAAACAAATTCTGCATGACACTATTCATGAAACACGAGCGATTGATAACCAAGCCATTGCTGAAGTTATGTACGGGGACAATTTCTCTCGTAAGCAAGCCTACTTTGAAGAAACCAAAGAACAAGGTCTAGCTGATGAAACACCTTATATGCCGGAACTTTTGGGGAACAACATGCAACGCCAAAAATTCAAGTTTGAAAACGGGATTGAATTATCCATTCCCTTAGACTTGTTCAATGACCCAGAAGTGGTTGAAATCAAAAATAACCCGGATGGAACACTGTCAGTCGAAATCAAAAATATCGAAAAAATCAAAAACATGTTCTAGACTACCACCATTGTCTAAATGACGGATAATATTAGAAAGGTTTACCTATATGTGGCAAAAATTTAAAAACTTAGGTTGGCGTGCCGCCCTAATCGTCTTCTTCGTGGTTTATATGATCACGATTTTAACAGT from Aerococcus urinaeequi includes:
- a CDS encoding alkaline phosphatase — translated: MVASIEQFPHQPKNIIFMVSDGMSVSLASAYREYLHQDVGHFRNPSIFNKYLVGQQSTYSFDPWATITDSAASSTAMATGVKTMNGVIGLDKQLSRVDSALEIAKLNNKKTGIVVTAEISHATPAGFAAHVESRLDYFDIADQYLDDTIEGKQKIDVMLGGGRDHFIRPDRNLAQEFENLGYDIVHTKHELFNSHNPQILGLFSEFGVPMAIDRWSNVTPSLGEMVHSAIRRLDTGDEGFFLMVEGSQIDWAAHHKDVVGIMSEIDDFAGAFQVAIDFAKQDGDTLVIATSDHATGGMTMGANNIDSWLPDYIRKVKATPEHIAELTQETNDWVEVIRRNIQFELSSTEKNQLRSIYHTYVYTYEEKVSRLTQAIRDIVDRRSNTGWTTGNHTGEDVNVYAYGPGSDYFRGWHENAENGQLLKILAAGLSPDDDNY
- a CDS encoding nucleoid-associated protein, translating into MLRIDAAVLHIFDTNTNEAVLSQTLLDHKEQYMIEYIDKMMTKIMYTAQQKVGKLPDRSPAKEILVGMNQAENFLHGTQKLTNRFFNFTKLNPDIKPADLLWTGFWLDEAYFIGMFKLNHNESYTHYVEYDQDNLKNDLIINRAILPSPTQAIDEGFLYCIDTEEYFLIEKKHLIEEYGERINYLSEIFLDIQTNPSMKESVNIIKKAIAKTAKKFGEDDYQDLAEVKQILHDTIHETRAIDNQAIAEVMYGDNFSRKQAYFEETKEQGLADETPYMPELLGNNMQRQKFKFENGIELSIPLDLFNDPEVVEIKNNPDGTLSVEIKNIEKIKNMF